One genomic segment of Manis javanica isolate MJ-LG chromosome 7, MJ_LKY, whole genome shotgun sequence includes these proteins:
- the R3HCC1L gene encoding coiled-coil domain-containing protein R3HCC1L isoform X2 produces the protein MQQEAERCRVRARRPDMALYVPKARRGVILLKSGDGEKRCGQPNSMVKQEQKEECLSQKESFRDKPEAQRLSNIKEYNLRGGKKSSKKLRKDTCLQASKQASVGTKRGSTESKEVLSQGHQHRVPDPGIIPSIPLQRHLKPLKVKCLEVGTTDVTRHERLPLPQSCSETSEAQALINRTLQNKEFCDFSRHELSGEACKDRGLESRTETDTKVVAILSQFPRVFSSVLTSQSMTVPVKPTSDSGIVQQSMQTSGGVLKLSNGGVTMSSVPGSPDGVTDQTCVDFEAENVGDRSNNTDFMLGQKSIDSIPDTVSNISHRMTVIPKLESTNGIFDSTMIREYENDSTADELCVQYEPSDAAFLPHETVTENGSKSLGDITNKACMIDITDVMPNQKAVGSSCRVAVRIVDGACSNISNSSEYLEMSADTAPLHTAGSGNDTENFSNLTACSDIYAESISSIFTESTGKLIESLSDSASSLPIKKIAGSNCNTFLDSELSMLNGTVLSDSALGNDLDCTGDIAEALNELKTAEEFKTKEEDDSENIEFGVSFPDIDSLSVEKSMEMKATKTSYMEESAAIEESWESMFNDDGDCLDPRLLQEITSSPIIWFYLSDSKEPLSLFLGIKPEVQKNHHMHVRDSYQGI, from the exons ATGCAGCAAGAAGCAGAGAGATGCAGAGTTCGAGCCAGAAGGCCTGACATGGCACTTTATGTACCTAAAGCTCGAAGAGGTGTAATACTCCTCAAGTCAGGTGATGGGGAAAAAAGATGTGGTCAACCTAACTCCATggtgaaacaagaacaaaaagaagaatgTCTGTCCCAAAAGGAGAGCTTTAGAGACAAACCTGAGGCTCAAAGACTAAGTAATATTAAGGAGTACAATcttaggggaggaaagaaatcttcaaaaaaattaagaaaagacacATGTCttcaagcaagcaagcaagctaGTGTTGGTACTAAGAGGGGAAGTACAGAATCCAAAGAAGTATTATCCCAAGGACATCAGCACAGAGTCCCAGATCCTGGGATTATACCTAGTATACCTTTACAAAGACATTTAAAACCACTGAAGGTGAAGTGTTTGGAGGTTGGAACCACAGATGTGACAAGACATGAGAGGTTGCCTCTCCCTCAGTCTTGTTCAGAAACCAGTGAGGCTCAAGCTCTGATAAACAGAACATTACAAAATAAGGAATTCTGTGATTTCAGTAGGCATGAATTAAGTGGGGAAGCATGTAAAGACAGAGGTTTGGAAAGCAGAACTGAAACTGATACCAAGGTTGTGGCGATACTATCCCAGTTTCCTCGAGTTTTTAGTTCTGTGTTGACATCTCAGAGTATGACTGTACCAGTAAAACCAACTTCTGATTCTGGGATTGTACAACAAAGCATGCAAACCTCAGGTGGAGTGTTGAAGCTCAGCAATGGAGGTGTCACCATGAGTTCTGTTCCTGGAAGTCCGGATGGTGTCACTGACCAAACTTGTGTAGACTTTGAAGCTGAGAATGTTGGTGATAGATCCAACAATACTGATTTCATGTTGGGTCAGAAAAGTATAGATTCCATTCCTGATACCGTGAGTAACATCTCTCATAGAATGACTGTAATCCCCAAATTAGAGAGCACAAATGGCATTTTTGATTCAACAATGATTAGAGAGTATGAGAATGACAGCACTGCTGATGAGTTATGTGTACAGTATGAACCTTCTGATGCAGCTTTCCTTCCTCATGAAACAGTTACAGAAAATGGCTCTAAGAGCTTAGGTGACATTACCAATAAGGCATGTATGATAGACATTACAGATGTCATGCCCAATCAGAAAGCTGTAGGCAGCTCTTGTAGAGTTGCAGTTAGAATAGTTGATGGGGCCTGTAGCAACATAAGTAATTCCTCAGAATATTTAGAAATGAGTGCAGATACAGCTCCTCTTCATACAGCTGGAAGTGGTAATGACACTGAAAATTTCAGCAACCTGACTGCTTGCTCAGATATTTATGCTGAGAGTATTTCATCTATTTTCACAGAGTCAACAGGAAAGTTGATAGAGAGCTTGTCAGATTCTGcttcttccttacctataaaGAAGATTGCTGGTAGTAATTGTAACACTTTTTTGGACTCTGAACTCAGTATGTTAAATGGGACAGTACTATCAGACAGTGCCTTGGGCAATGATCTAGATTGTACTGGTGATATAGCAGAGGCATTGAATGAACTAAAAACTGCTGAAGAGTTCAAAACGAAAGAGGAAGATGACTCAGAGAATATAGAATTTGGTGTATCCTTTCCTGATATAGACTCTTTGTCTGTGGAAAAATCCATGGAAATGAAAGCAACTAAAACTTCTTACATGGAAGAAAGTGCTGCCATTGAGGAGAGCTGGGAGTCTATGTTTAATGATGATGGTGACTGCCTGGATCCACGTCTTCTACAAGAG ATCACTTCTTCACCTATAATATGGTTTTATTTGAGTGATTCCAAAGAGCCTCTTAGTCTTTTCCTGGGAATTAAaccagaggtacagaaaaatcaTCACATGCATGTGAGAGACAG